In a genomic window of Demequina muriae:
- a CDS encoding family 43 glycosylhydrolase: protein MTGRNRIGAFTCNPVDLSYRFQDLRPAGGERTVHREAADPSVVRYRGRYLMFASMTAGFWHSTDLSNWTYQPSENLPAFDYAPDVREVDGTLVISASRTTESPFFRSVDPLSDDFVQINDGFVFWDPHVFQDEDGATYFYWGCSNKEPIAGVRVDPVTFDVIGEQVPLITGVPDRHGWEQIGENYVKAEPKTERERMIAEYLGDAPFIEGAWMTRIGDDYYLQYAGPGTEWNTYADGYYVGKSPLGPFEYSPHSPFSSKPGGFITGAGHGSTFQDEHGNWWHASTMRISVHHAFERRIGIFPAGFDADGALFCNQNFADYPTVVPDGPFDPWKDAFAGWMLQSYRASATASSALPGHEPALAVDEDVRRWWVAEGDEPGEWLQLDFSSVRTLHAIQVNFADHELAAVAPETTHGQQSPGEYRAIYPGTMPTEYVVEASRDGRTWETVVDNRGQEAETPHGFVVLDAPVRARYVRLTSYATPFGAAVAVSGLRVFGLGDGAPPPAVTPRAVRTSERSADLGWDTAASAQGYNIRYGIAPDKLYHSWLVYDQTDLILPSLNAGHDYWVAIDAFNENGITAGEPVLISADPS, encoded by the coding sequence ATGACCGGCCGCAACCGCATCGGCGCTTTCACCTGCAACCCGGTGGACCTGAGCTATCGCTTCCAGGATCTCCGTCCCGCGGGGGGTGAGCGCACGGTGCACCGCGAAGCCGCCGACCCGTCGGTCGTTCGGTACCGCGGCCGCTACCTCATGTTCGCGTCCATGACCGCGGGCTTCTGGCACTCGACGGACCTGAGCAACTGGACCTACCAGCCCTCGGAGAACCTTCCCGCGTTCGACTATGCGCCCGATGTTCGCGAGGTCGACGGCACGCTGGTGATCTCGGCTTCCCGCACGACCGAGAGTCCGTTCTTCCGCAGCGTCGACCCGCTGAGTGACGACTTCGTGCAGATCAACGACGGCTTCGTGTTCTGGGACCCGCACGTGTTCCAGGACGAGGACGGTGCGACCTACTTCTACTGGGGCTGTTCCAACAAGGAGCCCATCGCGGGCGTGCGCGTCGATCCCGTGACGTTCGATGTCATCGGCGAGCAGGTGCCTCTCATCACCGGAGTGCCCGACCGCCACGGTTGGGAGCAGATCGGTGAGAACTACGTGAAGGCGGAGCCGAAGACCGAGCGGGAGCGCATGATCGCCGAGTACTTGGGCGACGCCCCGTTCATCGAAGGCGCGTGGATGACGCGCATCGGCGACGACTACTACCTGCAGTACGCGGGCCCCGGCACCGAGTGGAACACCTACGCCGACGGATATTACGTGGGCAAGTCGCCGCTCGGGCCCTTCGAGTATTCGCCTCACAGCCCGTTCTCGTCGAAGCCGGGCGGATTCATCACCGGCGCCGGACACGGCAGCACCTTCCAGGACGAGCACGGCAACTGGTGGCACGCCTCCACGATGCGGATCTCGGTGCACCACGCATTCGAGCGGCGGATCGGCATCTTCCCCGCAGGCTTCGACGCCGACGGGGCGCTGTTCTGCAACCAGAACTTCGCGGACTACCCCACGGTCGTGCCGGACGGCCCCTTCGACCCGTGGAAGGACGCCTTCGCCGGCTGGATGCTGCAGTCGTACCGGGCCTCCGCCACCGCATCGTCCGCCCTCCCAGGGCACGAACCCGCGCTCGCGGTCGACGAGGATGTCCGTCGCTGGTGGGTCGCCGAGGGTGACGAGCCCGGCGAGTGGTTGCAGCTGGACTTCTCCTCCGTCAGGACGCTCCACGCGATCCAGGTCAACTTCGCTGATCACGAACTGGCAGCGGTGGCGCCCGAGACCACCCACGGGCAGCAGTCCCCCGGCGAGTACCGGGCGATCTACCCCGGCACCATGCCCACGGAGTACGTGGTCGAGGCATCTCGCGACGGCAGGACCTGGGAGACGGTGGTCGACAACCGCGGCCAGGAGGCGGAGACGCCGCACGGATTCGTCGTGCTCGACGCGCCCGTGCGCGCGCGGTACGTGCGTCTCACGTCCTATGCGACGCCCTTCGGTGCCGCTGTCGCTGTCAGCGGGCTCCGGGTATTCGGGCTCGGGGATGGCGCCCCGCCCCCGGCCGTGACGCCGCGCGCGGTGCGGACGAGCGAACGTTCCGCCGACCTGGGCTGGGACACCGCCGCATCGGCCCAGGGGTACAACATCCGCTACGGCATCGCGCCCGACAAGCTGTATCACTCCTGGCTCGTATACGACCAGACGGATCTCATTCTGCCCAGCCTCAACGCGGGCCACGACTACTGGGTCGCGATCGACGCGTTCAACGAGAACGGCATCACCGCCGGAGAGCCGGTGCTCATCAGCGCCGACCCCTCATGA
- a CDS encoding coniferyl-alcohol dehydrogenase: MDFTEYKDKRVVVTGCSSGIGRATTAALLGYGAQVIGMSRRETDLPVDAFVQLDLASPDSIDAAAEAVGGDVDALFNCAGAPPLLPSIDLMRVNFLGPRMLTDRILESIGAGGAIASVASSNGSGWRRNLAMLQEFLAVTDYEGGAEWYAANEERAGHGYPFSKEATILWTLNSAEPLAGRGVRINCTSPGAVETPLLEATALALPAELLAAVERPSGRRSAVDEQVGPLLFLNSAAASYITGADLPTDGGNRATQAVTGSLW, from the coding sequence ATGGACTTCACTGAATACAAGGACAAGCGCGTGGTCGTGACGGGGTGCTCCTCCGGGATCGGGAGGGCGACCACCGCCGCACTGCTGGGCTACGGCGCCCAGGTGATCGGCATGAGCCGGCGCGAGACGGACCTGCCCGTTGACGCGTTCGTCCAACTCGACCTTGCCTCGCCGGACTCGATCGACGCGGCCGCGGAGGCCGTCGGTGGCGACGTCGACGCACTGTTCAACTGTGCTGGCGCGCCACCGCTGCTGCCGTCGATCGATCTCATGCGCGTGAACTTCCTCGGCCCGCGCATGCTCACTGACCGGATCCTCGAGTCCATTGGCGCCGGCGGCGCCATTGCTAGCGTCGCGTCCAGCAACGGGTCCGGCTGGCGCCGCAACCTGGCGATGCTGCAGGAGTTCCTTGCCGTCACGGACTACGAGGGCGGTGCCGAGTGGTACGCCGCGAACGAGGAGCGGGCGGGACACGGCTATCCGTTCAGCAAGGAAGCGACCATCCTGTGGACCCTCAACAGCGCGGAACCCCTCGCGGGACGCGGAGTCCGCATCAACTGCACCAGTCCGGGAGCAGTCGAGACGCCCCTGCTCGAGGCCACGGCACTGGCCCTTCCCGCCGAACTCCTCGCCGCTGTGGAGCGCCCGAGCGGGCGCCGGTCCGCAGTGGACGAGCAGGTGGGGCCACTGCTGTTCCTGAACAGCGCCGCGGCTTCGTACATCACCGGCGCAGACCTGCCCACGGATGGCGGCAACCGCGCGACCCAGGCGGTCACCGGCTCCCTCTGGTAG
- a CDS encoding glycoside hydrolase family 3 C-terminal domain-containing protein, translating into MTTTPRKSSALTLEQKASLLTGATFWSTAAIPEHDIEAVTMSDGPHGVRRQLHGTDHLGLHHSEPATCFPPAVAVGSSWSRDVAARVGEALAKEARALGVDILLGPGVNIKRSPLGGRNFEYYSEDPLLTGELAVSYIRALQDGGVGASVKHFAANDQETERMVISSEVDDRTLREIHLSAFERVVKDAAPATVMCSYNKINGTHSAENRWLLTDVLRTEWGFAGAVVSDWGAVRTRPAAVSAGLDLAMPGPGQYLTQSVIDAVKVGTVDITAVDESVERILALSAFGGGASGQVDHDAHHDLARELAAECAVLLKNDGDTLPLAPDTSVLVVGEFATAPRFQGGGSSYVNATRVDVPLDHIRDHGAQRNVTVRALTSSGQTNANPSDLRSAAVEAARTVDVAILFAGNPESEESEGFDRERLELPSEQIELIRAVAEAAPRTIVVLANGGVVSMEEWHDDVDAILEGFLLGQGGGHALADLLFGVANPSGHLAETIPRRLKDTPTYLSFPGEQGRVRYTEGVMVGYRYYETVDAPVRYPFGHGLSYTTFEASDLTVKATGADTVAVSFDVTNTGSRAGHYVAQAYLSTDAGPVRRAERALAGFDKVYLESHETRRIELVLDRRVLAYWDTPLSRWVVAPGRYAVQVAENASTPVLEGAVDLDGDNLAPVLSLQSSVAEWVAHPLSGPALRERLEPLMAQSGQNIDDGSANTAAMLEMPMNQILSILGGAIDGDWLLSLLSQGDSEGQPALQAGTHS; encoded by the coding sequence ATGACCACGACCCCCCGCAAGTCGAGCGCGCTGACGCTCGAGCAGAAGGCGTCACTGCTGACAGGCGCAACGTTCTGGTCCACGGCGGCGATCCCGGAGCACGACATCGAGGCAGTCACGATGTCTGACGGCCCCCATGGCGTGCGCCGACAGCTGCACGGAACCGACCACCTCGGCCTGCACCATTCCGAGCCGGCGACCTGCTTCCCACCCGCCGTCGCTGTCGGTTCCAGCTGGAGCCGCGACGTGGCCGCGCGAGTCGGCGAGGCGCTTGCGAAGGAAGCCCGCGCGCTCGGCGTCGACATCCTGCTAGGCCCCGGAGTCAACATCAAGCGGTCTCCACTTGGCGGACGCAACTTCGAGTACTACTCGGAGGACCCGCTGCTAACGGGTGAACTCGCGGTGTCGTACATCCGTGCGCTCCAGGACGGTGGCGTCGGAGCCTCGGTCAAGCACTTTGCGGCAAACGACCAGGAGACCGAGCGCATGGTCATCAGTTCCGAGGTTGACGACCGCACCCTGCGCGAGATCCACCTGTCCGCGTTTGAACGCGTGGTCAAGGACGCCGCGCCCGCGACCGTCATGTGCTCCTACAACAAGATCAACGGCACGCACTCGGCCGAGAATCGGTGGCTGCTCACTGACGTGCTACGCACCGAGTGGGGTTTCGCAGGCGCGGTGGTCTCCGACTGGGGTGCCGTGCGCACCCGCCCCGCGGCCGTCAGCGCGGGGCTCGACTTGGCGATGCCGGGACCCGGCCAGTACCTCACGCAGAGCGTGATCGACGCGGTCAAGGTCGGGACGGTCGACATCACTGCCGTCGACGAAAGCGTTGAGCGGATCCTCGCTCTTTCGGCCTTCGGTGGCGGTGCGTCCGGACAGGTCGACCACGACGCTCACCACGACCTCGCACGCGAACTCGCGGCGGAGTGCGCGGTGCTCCTCAAGAACGATGGCGACACCCTCCCTCTTGCGCCTGACACCTCGGTACTCGTGGTCGGCGAGTTCGCCACCGCGCCACGCTTCCAGGGCGGCGGCAGTTCCTACGTCAACGCGACCCGCGTCGACGTCCCGCTGGACCACATTCGCGATCACGGCGCTCAGCGGAACGTCACCGTCAGGGCCCTCACCTCGTCCGGGCAGACGAACGCCAACCCCAGCGACCTGCGAAGCGCCGCCGTCGAGGCGGCACGCACCGTCGACGTGGCAATACTGTTCGCCGGGAACCCCGAGTCCGAGGAGTCGGAGGGATTCGATCGCGAGCGGCTCGAGCTGCCCAGCGAACAGATCGAGCTGATCCGCGCGGTGGCCGAGGCCGCTCCGCGGACGATCGTGGTGCTCGCCAACGGCGGCGTGGTGTCGATGGAGGAGTGGCACGACGACGTCGACGCGATCCTCGAAGGCTTCTTGCTCGGCCAGGGTGGCGGACACGCACTCGCGGACCTGCTCTTCGGCGTCGCAAACCCGTCAGGCCACCTCGCGGAGACCATCCCGCGCCGCCTCAAGGACACGCCCACCTACCTTTCTTTCCCCGGCGAGCAGGGCCGGGTGCGCTACACCGAGGGCGTGATGGTGGGGTATCGCTACTACGAGACGGTCGATGCGCCGGTGCGGTATCCGTTCGGCCACGGCCTCAGTTACACCACTTTCGAGGCCTCCGACCTGACGGTGAAGGCCACGGGCGCCGATACGGTCGCGGTGAGCTTTGACGTCACGAACACGGGCAGCCGCGCGGGGCACTACGTCGCGCAGGCCTACCTCTCCACCGACGCGGGCCCCGTGCGACGCGCGGAACGCGCCCTGGCCGGATTCGACAAGGTCTATCTGGAGTCGCACGAGACACGGAGGATCGAGCTCGTTCTCGATCGGCGCGTCCTCGCCTACTGGGACACCCCGCTGTCGCGGTGGGTGGTGGCTCCCGGTCGCTATGCGGTGCAGGTCGCGGAGAACGCCTCCACCCCGGTCCTCGAAGGTGCAGTCGACCTGGACGGCGACAACCTCGCCCCCGTGCTCTCGCTCCAGTCGTCTGTGGCGGAGTGGGTAGCGCATCCCTTGTCCGGACCTGCACTGCGCGAACGACTCGAGCCCCTGATGGCACAGTCCGGGCAGAACATCGACGACGGCTCTGCCAACACGGCCGCGATGCTCGAGATGCCGATGAACCAGATCCTCAGCATCCTCGGCGGCGCGATCGACGGCGACTGGCTGCTGTCCCTGCTGTCGCAAGGCGACAGCGAAGGCCAGCCCGCCCTCCAAGCCGGAACTCACTCGTGA
- a CDS encoding glycoside hydrolase family 1 protein, which produces MSADFPSDFMWGASTSPHQVEGNNVASDWWAREGAVPGMQLSGDANDSYHRYREDMTLLADAGLKAYRFGIEWARIEPKQGAFSHAELAHYRRMIDTAIDLGIEPVITLHHFSSPLWLSEQGGWATSEVAEHFGRYVEKAASILDGVRHVITVNEPNMLAMMVSLETAARNGELGDWQSPTVESSGDEEWTQPPLPVPTPADAQPMIDAHHAARAILRDRTDAAIGWSIANQAFTAAPGGEEKLREVRWNFEDLYLEETKDDDFVGVQSYTSQQVDADGLVPHPDLPDNTMIGTAYRPDALSLAVRHVAEVTGKPILVTENGIATADDEQRIGYTREALLGLAATIEDGVDVRGYLHWSLLDNYEWGHWEPTFGLVAVDRVTFERRPKPSLAWLGEVARSNGASLTE; this is translated from the coding sequence ATGTCAGCAGATTTCCCATCAGACTTCATGTGGGGCGCATCGACCTCGCCGCACCAGGTGGAAGGCAACAACGTCGCCAGCGACTGGTGGGCACGCGAGGGCGCTGTCCCGGGCATGCAGCTGAGTGGCGACGCCAATGACAGTTACCACCGGTACCGCGAGGACATGACGCTGCTCGCCGACGCGGGCCTCAAGGCTTATCGGTTCGGCATCGAGTGGGCCCGCATCGAGCCCAAGCAGGGCGCCTTCTCACATGCGGAGCTCGCGCACTACCGGCGCATGATCGACACCGCGATCGACCTGGGCATCGAGCCGGTCATCACGCTCCACCACTTCAGCTCGCCGCTGTGGCTTTCCGAGCAAGGCGGCTGGGCGACGTCAGAGGTGGCCGAGCACTTCGGCCGTTACGTCGAGAAGGCGGCGTCGATCCTTGACGGAGTCCGCCACGTCATCACCGTCAACGAGCCGAACATGCTGGCAATGATGGTGAGCCTTGAGACGGCGGCGCGCAACGGGGAGCTCGGCGACTGGCAGAGCCCCACGGTCGAGTCGTCCGGCGATGAGGAGTGGACCCAGCCTCCCCTTCCGGTGCCAACTCCGGCGGATGCACAGCCCATGATCGACGCGCATCACGCGGCACGCGCGATCCTTCGTGACCGCACCGACGCCGCCATCGGCTGGAGCATCGCCAACCAGGCCTTCACCGCCGCCCCGGGAGGCGAGGAGAAGCTCCGTGAGGTGCGGTGGAACTTCGAGGACCTCTATCTCGAGGAGACCAAGGACGACGACTTCGTGGGCGTGCAGTCATACACGTCCCAGCAGGTGGACGCCGATGGCCTGGTGCCTCACCCCGACCTCCCCGACAACACCATGATCGGGACGGCCTATAGGCCCGATGCGCTCTCACTGGCCGTACGCCACGTCGCCGAGGTCACCGGCAAGCCCATCCTGGTGACCGAGAACGGCATCGCGACTGCCGATGACGAGCAGCGGATCGGGTACACCCGGGAGGCGCTGCTGGGACTGGCCGCGACCATCGAGGATGGCGTGGATGTGCGCGGCTACCTGCACTGGAGCCTTCTGGACAACTACGAGTGGGGCCACTGGGAGCCGACGTTCGGGCTCGTCGCAGTGGATCGCGTGACGTTCGAGCGTCGACCCAAGCCGAGCCTTGCGTGGCTGGGCGAGGTCGCGCGCTCGAACGGTGCGAGCCTCACCGAGTAG